TCATCCGTGCCAGCCAGTTGCAGCGCGTGGAGGGTTTTCTTGCTGATGCCAAGGCGTCCGCCATGCGCAGCATTGCCCAGGGCAGCATCGCGCCTGAATCCCCGGCCACCGGCTTCTACGCCAGGCCGACGCTGATTGCCGACGTGCCGATGGAAGCGCCACTGGCCTGCGATGAAGTGTTCGGCCCGGTGCTGGCCGCAATGCCATTTCGGGATGAGGCAGACGCCATCCGGCTCGCCAACGGCACCGAATATGGCCTGGTCGCCGGCGTGTGGACGGAAAACGGCGGGCGAGGATTGCGCATGGCCCGCGCCATCAGAAGCGGCCAGGTGTTCATCAACAACTATGGTGCGGGCGGCGGCGTGGAGCTGCCCTTTGGCGGCGTCAAATCGTCTGGCTATGGGCGCGAAAAGGGCTTTGAGGCGCTGTATGGTTTCAGCGTCATGAAGACGGTGGTCATCCGCCACGGCTAGCAAATCGTACGCCGGCGCCGCTCGCCGGCATGTGGCCCTGAAGGCCATGCTTGCAGCGCGCCCTAAAATGCCGGTGTGTACTACCCGCGCTCCCTGACCAACGTCATCCTCGCGTGCTTCGTGCTTTCCGCCGTGCCGCTGGTGGTGGCATTGGCCGAGCTGGCATTCGGCCTCGACGCACTGGCCAAGCGCTCGCAGCTTTCGGTGCGGGAAGCGGAGGCCGCCAGTTCAGCGTCGCGCGAACTGCGCGATGTCACCGGCAAGATCGAACGCGCCGTACGGCAATCCATCGTCCTCGAAGACGCGTCGCTGATCGACGGCTACCGCAAACTCGACGCCCAGCTTGAGCAAGCCTTGATTCGCAGCCAGAGCCTGCCGCTGGCGGACGACGAGCGCGCCGCCATCAAGCAGGTCAGCACGCAGCGCGTAGTGCTGGCTGCCGCGCTGCGCAACGGCGTGCCCGACGCCAGTGAGCGACCGCGACTGGCGGAGACTGCTGCCGATCTCGCCGACAGCGCGGCGCAGGCTGCGGCCATGCTGGGTCGTGTCACTGAGCGGGAAGTGGTGACGCTGCGTGAAATGGCCGCGAAAACCCGTGAAAACTGGCCGTGGTTCCTGGGTATTGCTGCCGCTACTGCCCTGCTGCTGGCGATCGGTTTTTCAATCCTGATTTCGCGACCGCTGCGCAATATCGACCGCAGCATCCGCAAGCTCGGACGTGGCGAATTCAATGAAGACATCTCGATCAATGGCCCCCGCGACCTGCGCTCACTCGGCGAGCGGCTCGACTGGCTGCGCCGCCGCCTGCTTGAACTGGAGACGCATCAGAGCCGTTTTCTGCGCCACGTGTCGCACGAACTGAAGACGCCGCTGACGGCAGTGCGCGAAGGTTCGGAACTTCTCAACGACCGCATCGTCGGAGAAATGTCGACGCAACAGACCGACGTGGTGCGCATCATCCGCGACAACACGGTGTCGCTGCAGCGGTTGATCGAAGACTTGCTGTCCTACCAGCAGCATAAAAGCGCGGCCCCGCTGAAGCTGGAAACTGTCGAGATGAAGCCGATCATCGAGCGGGTCGTACGCGAGCATCGGCTGGAGATGCTGTCGCGTGCGATTTCAGTCGAGGTTCGGGGCGAAGCGCTCACGCTCAAGGGCGATCGCGAGCAGTTGCGCGTGGTGCTGGATAATCTGGTGTCGAACGCCATCAAGTACACGCCGCGCGGCGGCAAAGTGCGGATCGTCAGCAGCATCGACGGTGGCATGGCCCAGATCGATGTCGAGGATGATGGCCCCGGCGTCGCCCTGGAAGAGCAGGAACGGGTGTTCGAATCGTTTTATCGTGGTGACGCCAGTGCCAATGGCAAGGTGAAGGGCTCCGGTCTTGGTCTCGCCATCGTTCGTGAATATGTACTTGCCCATCAGGGCCACGTGTTTATCGTGGAGCCAGGCAAGCCGGGCGGACGCTTTCGGGTTCGCCTGCCGCTGGATTTGACGCGTGGCGGCGCACCGCTCACGCTGACCGAGGGAGACTCAATTGCAGTTTAGGGAACGGCGAACACCCATCGCCGCAAGTGTCGTGACCATTGTCGCGCTGGCGGGCTGTGCCACGGCGCCTGACATTCCGCTGTTGCCCAAGTCGCCACCGCCGGCGGTGACGCAGACGGTGTACGTGCCGGTTTATGTTGAGGTCGAGAAGCAGGCGCCGCCGCCGCCGGCGCCAGAGCCGGTGAAACTGCCGGATGATCAGGAGCAGAGCCTCGCGCTGCTGGTGGAGATGGCGCGTGCCACGGGCGGTAGCGCCGACGATCTGCGCAAGGAATACAACGCTGCGCAAAACGCCTTCAACAAGGAGCGCACACCGGTCAATCGCATGCGCTATGCCTGGCTGTCCGCATTGCTCGGGCCGGGCGCCGGGGACGACGCGCGCCTGCAGGGCCTGCTGGAACCGCTGCTGGCCAAGAATGGCGGGCTCGCGGCGAACCACCCATTGCGACCGGTCGCCGACGTATTGCTGGCGCAGATCGCCGAACGCACACGTCAGGTGCGAGACGAGCAGAAGCGGGCAGACGCCTTGCAGCAAAAGCTGGATGCGCTGAAGGCAATCGAAAAGCAGTTGCTCGATCGAGAGCGACGGAGAAACTGAGCGATGGCAGCAGAGATCCTTCTTGTTGACGACGATCCCGATCTGCTGAAGCTGATTGGCCTGCGGCTTTCGGCAGCGGGCTATCGTGTCAAGACGGCGGAAAGTGGCGAAGCGGCGCTGGCGCAAATTGCCGTCACGCGCCCGGCGGTGGTCGTCACTGACCTGCGCATGCCCGGTATTGACGGCATGCAGCTCTTTGAACAGATCAACGCCCAGCATCCGACGCTGCCGGTGATCATTCTGACCGCGCACGGCACCATCCCCGACGCGGTGGCTGCCACCCAGCGCGGGGTCTTCGGCTTTCTGACCAAGCCGTTCGACCCGCAGGAATTGCTGAAAAAAGTGGCGCAAGCGGTTGCC
This is a stretch of genomic DNA from Casimicrobium huifangae. It encodes these proteins:
- a CDS encoding sensor histidine kinase; the protein is MYYPRSLTNVILACFVLSAVPLVVALAELAFGLDALAKRSQLSVREAEAASSASRELRDVTGKIERAVRQSIVLEDASLIDGYRKLDAQLEQALIRSQSLPLADDERAAIKQVSTQRVVLAAALRNGVPDASERPRLAETAADLADSAAQAAAMLGRVTEREVVTLREMAAKTRENWPWFLGIAAATALLLAIGFSILISRPLRNIDRSIRKLGRGEFNEDISINGPRDLRSLGERLDWLRRRLLELETHQSRFLRHVSHELKTPLTAVREGSELLNDRIVGEMSTQQTDVVRIIRDNTVSLQRLIEDLLSYQQHKSAAPLKLETVEMKPIIERVVREHRLEMLSRAISVEVRGEALTLKGDREQLRVVLDNLVSNAIKYTPRGGKVRIVSSIDGGMAQIDVEDDGPGVALEEQERVFESFYRGDASANGKVKGSGLGLAIVREYVLAHQGHVFIVEPGKPGGRFRVRLPLDLTRGGAPLTLTEGDSIAV